A genomic stretch from Dyella sp. M7H15-1 includes:
- a CDS encoding DEAD/DEAH box helicase, producing the protein MPLHAFHPAVSAWFEATFPTPTSAQARAWPAIRAGQHTLVAAPTGSGKTLTAFLAAIDALVHEAVARGGTLPDETRVVYVSPLKALSNDIHINLEAPLEGIREQLEKRGLPGAPIRTAVRTGDTPQPERNLMRKAPPHILVTTPESLYVLMGSLSGREMLKTVRSVIVDEIHAVAASKRGAHLALTLERLEALCQRPLLRIGLSATQKPIEDVANFLVGEREKRCAIIDVGHARARDLAIEVPPVPLEAVMSNDTWELVYNQIVQLAEQHRTTLVFVNTRRMAERVARHLSERLGRDAVAAHHGSLAKEQRLDAEQRLKRGVLNVLIATASLELGIDIGDVDLVCQLSSPRSIAAFLQRAGRSGHAVNGTPKARLFPTSRDDLIECAALLDCVRRGELDTLMQPPQPLDVLAQQIVAEVACTEWDEDALFDLVRRAYPYRALPREQFNAIVRMLADGFTTRRGARAAYVHRDAVHHELRARRGARLTAVTSGGTIPDMADYLVVLEPQATIVGTVNEDFAIESMAGDIFQLGNTSYRILRVERDRVRVEDAQGAPPSIPFWLGEAPGRSNELSVGVSRLREEVVARIDAGGVQAAFDWLRETLGFNESVAQQIVEYLAKAKAALGVLPTQSTLVFERFFDESGGTQLVIHTPWGSRINRAWGLTLRKRFCRQFNFELQAAATENAIVLSLSTSHSFPLEEVARYLHSSSAEHVLVQALLDAPLFPVRWRWNAVTALALPRYVGGKKVPAPLQRMKSEDLLATVFPDQIACLENIAGERQIPDHPLVNQTVHDCLREAMDVDGLLHILKGLESGAITVVARDLTAPSPLASEILSAAPYAFLDDAPLEERRTRAVQTRHWNGIEDTDDLAKLDPEAIAAVRAEAWPEVRSADEMHEALNVLGFVTTHEVEANAGWRDWLHKLANVHRATLLTPSPCSQGEGPSSCDVWACAEKLPLWQTIHGSVSMHPAIAAPAEYAAQGWTREDALLELVRGRLTGLGPVTVSALAASLSVEMSDVELALIRLQSEGYVMQGRFTREANDVEWCERHLLARIHRYTIGRLRREIEPVSRRDLMRFLLDWQHTTPTTRLKGPDALGAVLTQLEGYEAAAGAWESELLAARIEDYASRWLDELCRAGRIGWNRLRSGGGSGGPIRATPIVLLPRRQLGIWTSIADRHQEQELLLSSRAQAVIDALAAHGALFFDELIDGAHLLRTELENALGELVSAGRVTADSFAGLRVLLTPAAKRESPRHRRVRRHALSDIEDAGRWSLVRKSTPHSQVGDDTDPIEHIARTLLRRYGVVFWKLLEREASWLPSWRELLRVYHRLEARGDIRGGRFVEGLIGEQFALPEAIGQLRSIRQRSLEQQCVCLSGSDPLNLVGTVLAGDRLPALAGTRVLYEDGLPVAALVANKSQWLIDSDLVQKRRWFNALLRRVAPDGTSDIGYLRH; encoded by the coding sequence ATGCCGCTGCACGCGTTCCATCCTGCCGTCTCCGCGTGGTTTGAAGCCACGTTCCCTACGCCAACTTCCGCGCAGGCGCGCGCATGGCCGGCGATCAGGGCAGGGCAGCATACGCTGGTCGCAGCGCCAACTGGCTCGGGTAAAACCCTCACCGCCTTTCTCGCGGCTATCGATGCGCTGGTGCACGAAGCCGTGGCACGCGGCGGCACCCTGCCAGACGAAACGCGCGTCGTATACGTCTCGCCTTTAAAGGCGCTGTCGAACGACATCCACATCAACCTTGAAGCGCCACTGGAAGGCATTCGCGAACAGCTAGAAAAACGCGGCCTGCCCGGTGCACCGATCCGCACCGCCGTGCGTACTGGCGACACACCCCAACCCGAGCGCAACCTGATGCGCAAGGCGCCGCCACATATTCTGGTCACCACGCCGGAATCGCTGTACGTGCTGATGGGTTCGCTGTCCGGGCGCGAGATGCTCAAGACGGTGCGCAGCGTGATCGTCGACGAAATCCACGCGGTTGCTGCGAGCAAGCGTGGCGCGCATCTGGCGCTGACCTTGGAGCGGCTTGAGGCGTTGTGCCAGCGGCCGTTGTTGCGCATTGGTTTGTCGGCGACGCAGAAGCCGATTGAAGATGTGGCGAATTTTTTGGTGGGGGAGAGGGAGAAGCGTTGCGCCATCATCGATGTCGGCCACGCGCGCGCACGCGATCTCGCCATCGAAGTGCCGCCGGTGCCGCTTGAAGCGGTGATGTCCAACGACACCTGGGAACTGGTCTACAACCAGATCGTCCAGTTAGCCGAACAACATCGCACCACCCTGGTGTTCGTGAATACCCGGCGCATGGCCGAACGCGTCGCGCGGCACCTATCCGAGCGCCTGGGCCGCGATGCGGTCGCCGCGCACCATGGCAGCCTCGCCAAAGAGCAACGGCTCGACGCCGAGCAGCGCCTGAAACGCGGCGTACTGAACGTGTTGATCGCCACGGCCTCGCTGGAACTGGGCATCGATATCGGGGACGTCGATCTGGTTTGCCAGCTCTCGTCCCCGCGCTCCATCGCCGCGTTCCTGCAACGTGCCGGCCGCTCCGGCCACGCGGTCAACGGCACACCGAAAGCGCGCCTGTTCCCCACCAGCCGCGATGATCTGATCGAATGCGCTGCACTGCTGGACTGCGTGCGCCGCGGCGAACTCGACACGCTGATGCAACCACCGCAACCGCTGGACGTGCTGGCGCAGCAGATCGTCGCCGAAGTGGCCTGCACCGAATGGGATGAAGATGCGCTGTTCGATCTGGTTCGGCGCGCTTACCCTTATCGCGCGCTGCCCCGCGAGCAATTCAACGCCATCGTGCGCATGCTGGCCGACGGTTTCACCACACGGCGCGGTGCGCGCGCGGCCTACGTACATCGCGATGCCGTGCATCACGAACTACGCGCACGACGTGGCGCCCGGCTGACCGCCGTCACCTCCGGCGGCACCATTCCTGACATGGCCGATTACCTGGTCGTGCTGGAACCACAAGCCACCATCGTCGGCACGGTCAATGAAGATTTCGCGATCGAAAGCATGGCTGGCGATATCTTCCAGCTCGGCAATACCAGTTACCGCATTCTTCGCGTGGAACGCGACCGCGTACGCGTGGAAGATGCGCAAGGCGCACCGCCGAGCATTCCGTTCTGGCTGGGGGAAGCACCCGGGCGCAGCAATGAGCTTTCGGTCGGGGTATCACGCCTGCGCGAGGAAGTGGTTGCGCGTATCGATGCGGGTGGCGTGCAGGCCGCGTTCGATTGGCTGCGCGAGACGCTGGGCTTCAACGAATCCGTTGCACAGCAGATCGTGGAATACCTGGCCAAAGCTAAGGCCGCGCTTGGGGTGCTGCCCACGCAATCCACGCTCGTGTTCGAACGCTTCTTCGATGAATCCGGCGGTACCCAGCTCGTGATCCACACGCCCTGGGGCAGCCGCATCAATCGCGCCTGGGGCCTTACGTTGCGTAAACGCTTCTGCCGCCAGTTCAATTTCGAATTGCAGGCCGCGGCAACCGAAAACGCCATCGTGCTGTCGCTTTCCACCAGCCACAGCTTTCCACTAGAAGAAGTCGCACGTTATCTACACAGCAGCAGCGCCGAACACGTGCTGGTACAAGCGCTGCTCGATGCACCGCTGTTCCCGGTGCGCTGGCGCTGGAATGCCGTCACCGCGCTGGCCTTGCCGCGCTATGTCGGCGGCAAGAAAGTCCCCGCGCCATTGCAACGCATGAAAAGCGAAGACCTGCTCGCCACCGTCTTTCCCGATCAAATAGCGTGCCTGGAAAACATCGCCGGCGAACGCCAGATTCCGGATCATCCCCTGGTCAACCAGACCGTGCACGATTGCCTGCGCGAGGCGATGGACGTGGACGGTCTGTTGCATATCCTGAAGGGCCTGGAATCTGGCGCCATCACAGTCGTTGCGCGCGACCTCACCGCGCCCAGTCCGCTTGCCAGCGAAATACTCAGCGCCGCGCCCTATGCCTTCCTCGACGATGCGCCATTGGAAGAACGCCGCACGCGTGCCGTCCAAACACGCCATTGGAACGGCATTGAAGATACCGACGATCTGGCCAAGCTCGATCCCGAAGCCATCGCCGCGGTGCGCGCCGAAGCATGGCCTGAGGTACGCAGTGCGGATGAAATGCACGAAGCGCTGAACGTGCTTGGCTTTGTTACCACCCACGAAGTCGAAGCCAATGCGGGTTGGCGCGACTGGTTACACAAGCTAGCAAACGTCCATCGCGCCACGCTCCTTACTCCTTCCCCTTGCTCGCAAGGGGAAGGGCCAAGCTCGTGCGACGTGTGGGCCTGCGCCGAAAAACTTCCTCTCTGGCAAACCATTCACGGCAGCGTATCGATGCACCCAGCCATCGCCGCACCCGCCGAATACGCCGCCCAGGGTTGGACGCGCGAAGACGCCCTGCTCGAACTGGTGCGCGGCCGCCTCACCGGTCTCGGTCCCGTCACCGTGTCCGCGCTCGCCGCCTCGCTCAGCGTGGAAATGTCCGATGTCGAACTCGCATTGATCCGCCTGCAGTCCGAAGGCTATGTGATGCAAGGCCGTTTTACGCGAGAGGCGAACGACGTCGAATGGTGCGAACGTCATCTGCTGGCACGCATCCACCGCTACACCATCGGCCGCCTGCGTCGCGAAATCGAACCCGTCAGCCGCCGCGATCTGATGCGCTTTCTGCTCGACTGGCAGCACACCACACCCACTACGCGGCTCAAAGGCCCCGATGCGCTCGGCGCCGTACTTACCCAGCTCGAAGGTTACGAAGCCGCTGCGGGCGCCTGGGAAAGTGAACTGCTTGCCGCGCGCATTGAAGACTATGCCAGCCGCTGGTTGGACGAACTCTGCCGCGCGGGCCGTATCGGCTGGAATCGCCTGCGCAGCGGCGGTGGCAGTGGCGGCCCGATACGCGCCACGCCCATTGTGCTGCTCCCACGCCGCCAGCTCGGCATCTGGACCTCCATCGCCGATCGCCATCAGGAACAGGAGCTGTTGCTGTCTTCACGCGCGCAAGCTGTTATCGATGCACTGGCCGCACACGGCGCCTTGTTCTTCGACGAACTGATCGATGGCGCGCATCTTCTACGTACGGAACTGGAAAATGCGCTCGGCGAGCTGGTCTCCGCCGGCCGTGTCACCGCCGACAGTTTCGCCGGCCTGCGTGTGCTGCTCACTCCTGCAGCCAAGCGCGAATCACCCAGGCATCGTCGTGTACGTCGTCATGCGCTGAGTGACATCGAAGATGCCGGCCGCTGGTCGCTGGTGCGCAAGTCCACGCCCCATAGCCAAGTCGGCGACGACACCGATCCGATCGAGCACATTGCCCGCACGCTGCTACGCCGCTACGGTGTGGTCTTCTGGAAATTGCTCGAACGCGAAGCCTCCTGGCTTCCAAGCTGGCGCGAACTGCTGCGCGTCTACCATCGACTGGAAGCCCGTGGCGACATCCGCGGCGGCCGTTTCGTGGAAGGCCTGATCGGCGAACAATTCGCGCTGCCCGAAGCCATCGGCCAGCTACGCAGCATTCGTCAGCGCTCCCTCGAACAGCAATGCGTCTGCCTGAGCGGCAGCGACCCGCTCAATCTTGTCGGCACCGTACTCGCTGGCGACCGCTTGCCCGCGCTGGCAGGTACCCGCGTGCTCTATGAAGATGGTTTACCTGTTGCAGCCCTGGTGGCCAACAAGTCGCAATGGTTGATCGACAGCGACCTGGTGCAGAAACGTCGCTGGTTCAATGCGTTGCTGCGTCGGGTGGCGCCGGATGGGACCAGCGACATAGGCTACTTGCGGCACTGA
- a CDS encoding MarR family transcriptional regulator produces the protein MNTAPLITPSRQESLGVLIGLVRMELVRGIEAEIAAKGLDLRFTQFLILKRLAALGPMTATELARAVELDGGAMTRQLDQLEGRGFLRRHPHEQDRRALRIELTEAGHALWQQLTDCNERVLQAAQRSLTDTESKQLHDYLERVLHALRDKN, from the coding sequence ATGAACACAGCCCCGCTCATTACTCCTTCTCGTCAGGAAAGCCTTGGCGTGCTGATCGGCCTCGTCCGTATGGAGCTGGTGCGTGGCATCGAAGCGGAAATCGCTGCCAAGGGTCTGGATTTGCGCTTTACGCAGTTCCTGATCCTCAAGCGGCTGGCCGCCCTGGGCCCCATGACGGCCACCGAACTGGCTCGGGCGGTGGAGCTGGATGGTGGCGCAATGACCAGGCAGCTCGATCAACTGGAGGGTAGAGGCTTCTTGCGCCGGCATCCGCACGAGCAGGACCGGCGCGCGTTGCGCATCGAACTGACCGAAGCAGGCCATGCGCTGTGGCAGCAACTTACCGATTGCAATGAACGCGTCCTGCAAGCGGCGCAACGTTCGTTGACCGACACCGAAAGCAAGCAATTGCACGATTACCTGGAGCGAGTGCTGCACGCACTTCGCGACAAGAACTGA
- a CDS encoding efflux transporter outer membrane subunit, with protein MRLYILAAAVGLAFALAGCATRGGIHPDGTLTDPSSLKTDRSLAKVRVSDAAWPKDDWWTGLGDPQLSALITEALHDNPTLAVADARARAAQAAVGVADAARQPTVDAGASVAETRIPTSIPAFGNGHLGAAKYVYGSFKWDLDLWGGQRAAWEAALGQSRAAEVDAQAARIELSTHVARAYVQLSYAYVQQDVAIAEMKRASEARDLTRQRVAAGIDNQMQLKQSDSEVASAQGQKAQADRAINAARSSLSVLLGKGPDRGLDIGRPPRVPTNALTVPSNVPVELMGHRADLVAARWRVEAASKDIQSAKTEFLPNVNIGAMVGLINLGGGNLFQLSNRFYEAAPAISLPIFDGGHRRANLSGKDAQYDLAVAQYNQKLVSAINEIADDYDALNSLKEQVDAQQRALDAANDAWTLSEQRYKSGIGSYLEALSVRQEWLAAEQRMAALHAQQADLNVQLIQALGGGFRPGGCTDQSPAGASDSVCPQPFGPPARQTASLPSPPALRSANRQSR; from the coding sequence ATGCGTCTGTATATTCTTGCGGCGGCTGTCGGACTGGCATTCGCGTTGGCGGGTTGCGCCACCCGCGGTGGCATTCATCCGGACGGCACCCTGACCGATCCCTCTTCGCTCAAGACCGACCGCAGCCTGGCGAAGGTGCGGGTGTCCGACGCGGCCTGGCCGAAAGACGATTGGTGGACCGGATTGGGCGATCCCCAGCTCAGCGCACTGATCACGGAAGCACTGCACGACAACCCGACGTTGGCCGTCGCCGATGCACGCGCACGTGCTGCGCAAGCGGCTGTCGGTGTGGCTGATGCGGCGCGCCAGCCGACCGTCGATGCGGGTGCCAGTGTTGCCGAGACACGCATTCCCACTTCCATTCCGGCTTTCGGCAACGGACACCTGGGAGCCGCCAAGTACGTCTATGGCAGTTTCAAATGGGATCTGGACCTGTGGGGCGGCCAGCGCGCTGCGTGGGAAGCAGCATTGGGCCAGTCTCGTGCGGCCGAAGTGGATGCGCAGGCCGCGCGCATCGAATTGTCCACCCATGTAGCCCGTGCGTATGTGCAGTTGAGCTACGCCTACGTGCAGCAGGATGTAGCCATCGCTGAAATGAAGCGCGCTAGCGAAGCGCGCGACCTCACGCGTCAGCGTGTTGCTGCAGGCATCGACAACCAGATGCAACTCAAGCAGAGCGACTCCGAAGTCGCCAGCGCACAAGGGCAGAAGGCACAGGCCGATCGTGCGATCAACGCAGCGCGTTCTTCCTTGTCGGTGTTGCTTGGCAAGGGGCCGGATCGCGGCCTGGATATCGGCCGCCCGCCACGGGTGCCCACGAATGCGTTGACGGTGCCGTCCAACGTACCCGTGGAGCTGATGGGTCATCGCGCCGATCTGGTCGCTGCACGCTGGCGCGTCGAAGCGGCCAGCAAGGACATCCAATCCGCCAAGACCGAATTCCTGCCCAATGTGAACATCGGCGCCATGGTCGGCCTGATCAATTTGGGTGGTGGCAATCTGTTCCAGTTGTCAAACCGCTTCTACGAGGCAGCGCCGGCTATCAGCCTGCCGATCTTCGACGGTGGCCATCGCCGCGCCAACTTGAGCGGCAAGGATGCGCAATACGACTTGGCCGTGGCGCAATACAACCAGAAGCTGGTGTCGGCGATCAACGAAATCGCCGATGACTATGATGCGCTCAACTCGTTGAAGGAGCAGGTCGATGCGCAGCAGCGCGCACTCGATGCGGCGAACGATGCGTGGACGTTGTCCGAGCAGCGTTACAAATCGGGCATCGGCAGTTATCTGGAAGCGCTCAGCGTGCGCCAGGAATGGCTGGCAGCCGAACAGCGCATGGCCGCCCTGCATGCACAGCAGGCCGATCTGAATGTGCAACTGATCCAGGCGCTCGGCGGCGGCTTCCGTCCTGGGGGATGCACTGATCAATCCCCCGCAGGCGCCAGCGACTCTGTCTGCCCGCAGCCCTTCGGTCCGCCGGCTCGACAGACAGCCAGTCTGCCTTCGCCGCCGGCCCTGCGGTCTGCAAACAGACAGAGCCGCTGA
- a CDS encoding efflux RND transporter periplasmic adaptor subunit: MSSQNPNIADTPAVQAPPANNRRGFLLRLLLVILVLTTIAWTAWYFLDGRWYESTDDAYVNGNIVLITPRIAGTVISIGADDGDLVKQGDVMVQLDKSDADVELQRASANLASTVRRVRGLYSTVSGAQAQLAVQKVSLQKAQADFNRRRDLAKTGAISAEELSHARDALTAAQNAMDTVQQQLQTNKVLVDDIDVASHPDVKVAAAQYRAAYLDDVRTTMIAPVTGYVAKRTVQVGQRVQPGAALMAVVPLHEVWVDANFKETQLTRMRIGQSVDISSDVYGGAVKYKAQVQSLGVGTGSAFSLLPAQNATGNWIKIVQRIPVRVVFTDPSQLVKYPLRIGMSLDTEVNLHDQNGPMLSQTSRTEPLFSTDIYNHELTEANEKIEQIIHANMGGH, from the coding sequence ATGTCCAGTCAGAATCCCAACATCGCCGATACGCCGGCAGTTCAGGCGCCGCCGGCCAACAACCGGCGCGGCTTTCTGCTGCGGCTGTTGCTCGTCATCCTTGTTCTCACCACTATCGCATGGACGGCGTGGTATTTCCTGGATGGCCGTTGGTACGAAAGTACCGACGACGCGTACGTCAACGGCAACATCGTGCTGATCACGCCGCGCATTGCCGGCACCGTGATCAGCATTGGCGCTGACGATGGCGACCTGGTGAAGCAGGGCGATGTGATGGTGCAGCTCGACAAATCCGATGCGGATGTCGAACTGCAGCGCGCGTCCGCCAACCTCGCCAGCACGGTGCGTCGCGTGCGGGGTCTCTACAGCACGGTGTCCGGTGCACAAGCGCAGTTGGCCGTGCAGAAGGTCAGCCTGCAAAAAGCGCAGGCCGACTTCAACCGCCGCCGCGACCTGGCCAAGACGGGCGCGATCTCCGCGGAAGAACTGTCGCACGCACGCGATGCATTGACCGCCGCGCAAAACGCGATGGATACCGTCCAGCAGCAATTGCAGACCAACAAAGTGTTGGTGGACGACATCGACGTCGCGTCGCACCCGGACGTGAAAGTCGCTGCCGCACAGTACCGCGCGGCCTACCTCGATGACGTGCGCACCACCATGATTGCCCCAGTGACCGGCTATGTCGCCAAGCGCACGGTGCAGGTCGGCCAGCGCGTGCAGCCGGGTGCCGCCCTGATGGCCGTGGTGCCGCTGCACGAAGTATGGGTGGATGCCAACTTCAAGGAAACGCAACTCACCCGTATGCGCATTGGCCAGTCGGTGGACATCAGTTCCGACGTCTATGGCGGTGCGGTGAAGTACAAGGCGCAGGTGCAGAGCCTAGGCGTGGGCACGGGCAGTGCGTTCTCGCTGCTGCCAGCGCAGAATGCCACGGGTAACTGGATCAAGATCGTGCAGCGCATTCCAGTGCGCGTGGTGTTCACCGATCCGTCGCAGCTCGTCAAGTATCCGTTGCGTATCGGCATGTCGCTCGACACGGAAGTGAACCTGCACGACCAGAACGGCCCGATGCTGTCGCAGACGTCGCGCACCGAGCCGCTGTTCAGTACGGACATCTACAACCACGAGCTCACCGAAGCGAACGAGAAGATCGAGCAGATCATTCACGCGAACATGGGTGGGCATTGA